A genomic window from Micromonospora ferruginea includes:
- a CDS encoding TIGR03960 family B12-binding radical SAM protein, which yields MSAPSTTPRPPAANSVWPRLEPLLPQVTKPIQYVGGELGAVVKDWDAATVRWALMYPDAYEVGLPNQGVQILYEVLNELPDVLAERTYAVWPDLERLMREHRVPQFTVDAHRPVRDFDVFGVSFSTELGYTNLLTAIDLAGIPLLAADRTDADPVIVAGGHAAFNPEPIADFVDAAVLGDGEEAVLEITAIVREWKAEGAPGGRDELLLRLARTESVYVPRFYDVDYLPDGRIQRVVPNRPDVPFRVHKRTTMDLDAWPYPKKPLVPLAETVHERYAVEIFRGCTRGCRFCQAGMITRPVRERSITTVGQMVQQGLEFSGFHEVGLLSLSSADHSEIGDMCSGLAEQYAGTNVSLSLPSTRVDAFNIDLAQELSRNGRRTGLTFAPEGGSERIRKVINKMVSKEDLIRTVVTAYSNGWRQVKLYFMCGLPTETDDDVLEIADMAHEVIRAGRAATGSKDIRCTVSIGGFVPKPHTPFQWASMATPEVIDNRLKLLKQAINSDRSLGRAIGFRYHDGEPSLIEGLLSRGDRRVGAVIRRVWENGGRFDGWSEHFSYRRWVDAAAETLPAFGVDLDWYTTREREELEVLPWDHLDSGLDKDWLWQDWQDSMSEYEQDDCRWTPCFDCGVCPSMDTEIQIGPTGRKLLPLTPVGGLRQPAAAQG from the coding sequence ATGAGTGCGCCGTCCACCACCCCACGTCCTCCTGCCGCCAATTCGGTGTGGCCCCGGCTGGAGCCGTTGCTGCCCCAGGTGACCAAGCCCATCCAGTACGTGGGTGGCGAGCTGGGCGCGGTGGTCAAGGACTGGGACGCGGCGACCGTCCGGTGGGCGCTGATGTATCCGGACGCGTACGAGGTGGGCCTGCCCAACCAGGGCGTGCAGATCCTCTACGAGGTGCTCAACGAGCTGCCCGACGTGCTCGCCGAGCGCACGTACGCGGTCTGGCCGGACCTGGAGCGCCTGATGCGCGAGCACCGGGTGCCGCAGTTCACCGTCGACGCGCACCGCCCGGTGCGCGACTTCGACGTGTTCGGCGTCTCGTTCTCCACCGAGTTGGGCTACACCAACCTGCTCACCGCGATCGACCTGGCCGGCATCCCGCTGCTCGCCGCCGACCGCACCGACGCCGACCCGGTGATCGTGGCCGGCGGGCACGCCGCGTTCAACCCGGAGCCGATCGCCGACTTCGTCGACGCCGCGGTGCTCGGCGATGGCGAGGAGGCGGTGCTGGAGATCACCGCCATCGTCCGGGAGTGGAAGGCCGAGGGCGCGCCGGGCGGCCGGGACGAGCTGCTGCTGCGGCTCGCCCGCACCGAGAGCGTCTACGTGCCGCGCTTCTACGACGTCGACTACCTGCCCGACGGCCGGATCCAGCGGGTCGTGCCCAACCGCCCCGACGTGCCGTTCCGGGTGCACAAGCGCACGACCATGGACCTGGACGCCTGGCCGTACCCGAAGAAGCCGCTGGTCCCGCTCGCCGAGACGGTCCACGAGCGGTACGCGGTGGAGATCTTCCGGGGCTGCACCCGGGGTTGCCGGTTCTGCCAGGCCGGCATGATCACCCGTCCGGTGCGGGAGCGTTCGATCACCACGGTCGGGCAGATGGTGCAGCAGGGTCTGGAGTTCTCCGGTTTCCACGAGGTGGGCCTGCTGTCGCTGTCGTCGGCCGACCACTCCGAGATCGGTGACATGTGCTCCGGCCTGGCCGAGCAGTACGCCGGCACCAACGTGTCGCTGTCGCTGCCGTCGACCCGGGTGGACGCGTTCAACATCGACCTCGCCCAGGAGTTGTCCCGCAACGGGCGGCGGACCGGTCTGACGTTCGCCCCGGAGGGCGGCTCGGAGCGGATCCGCAAGGTGATCAACAAGATGGTGTCGAAGGAAGACCTCATCCGCACCGTGGTCACCGCCTACTCCAACGGCTGGCGGCAGGTGAAGCTCTACTTCATGTGCGGCCTGCCCACCGAGACCGACGACGACGTCCTCGAGATCGCCGACATGGCGCACGAGGTGATCCGGGCCGGCCGGGCGGCCACCGGGTCCAAGGACATCCGCTGCACGGTCTCCATCGGCGGGTTCGTGCCGAAGCCGCACACCCCGTTCCAGTGGGCCTCGATGGCCACCCCCGAGGTCATCGACAACCGGCTCAAGCTGCTCAAGCAGGCGATCAACAGCGACCGGTCGCTGGGCCGGGCGATCGGTTTCCGCTACCACGACGGCGAGCCGTCGCTGATCGAGGGCCTGCTGTCCCGGGGCGACCGCCGGGTCGGCGCGGTGATCCGCCGGGTCTGGGAGAACGGCGGCCGGTTCGACGGCTGGAGCGAGCACTTCTCCTACCGACGCTGGGTGGACGCCGCCGCCGAGACGCTGCCGGCGTTCGGGGTGGACCTCGACTGGTACACCACCCGTGAGCGCGAGGAGCTGGAGGTCCTGCCCTGGGACCACCTCGACTCCGGCCTGGACAAGGACTGGCTCTGGCAGGACTGGCAGGACTCGATGTCGGAGTACGAGCAGGACGACTGCCGCTGGACGCCCTGCTTCGACTGCGGCGTCTGCCCGTCCATGGACACCGAGATCCAGATCGGCCCCACCGGCCGCAAGCTGCTGCCGCTGACGCCGGTCGGCGGGTTGCGGCAGCCGGCCGCCGCCCAGGGCTGA
- the mycP gene encoding type VII secretion-associated serine protease mycosin — translation MRVYVGALRPVAAGLLAGLMVLGAAQPAGAAPRRAEQWYLDELRIDRAHQISTGRGVVVGLVDTGVDAGHPDLRGRVLRGASTRDSGDGRRDPEGHGTHMAGIIAANGAGVDGIAPDARILPIRKPPGTSFTVEDSATGIRMAVDGGAKVINLSYGSTGAVDEGEVAAVRYALERDVVVVAGAGNVRQLGPDIAAPAKFPGVIAVTGTSRGGGFWSGSAQGPEAVIAAPGDEVYNIGRDRGYGWGDGTSDSSAIVSGVAALIRSKYPKLSAPDVINRIIRTARDAGPPGRDPRYGFGRIDPVAALTADVPSVSANPLLGGATAAPGASSPAAAGEDDNFDVTEYGDRGGPTDQQVMVVGIGIAVALVVLLALVGFLIWNRRRHRRELARAGDVPDEVLDRMDAGAHGPPVRTGPSPYAPPPGPRNPPGRDRP, via the coding sequence ATGAGGGTGTACGTCGGCGCGCTCCGGCCGGTGGCGGCCGGGTTGCTGGCCGGCCTGATGGTGCTGGGGGCCGCCCAGCCGGCGGGCGCCGCGCCGCGCCGGGCCGAGCAGTGGTACCTGGACGAGCTGCGGATCGACCGGGCGCACCAGATCTCCACCGGTCGGGGTGTCGTGGTCGGGCTGGTGGACACCGGCGTCGACGCCGGCCACCCGGACCTGCGCGGCCGGGTGCTCCGCGGGGCCAGCACCCGCGACTCCGGCGACGGCCGGCGCGACCCGGAAGGCCACGGCACCCACATGGCCGGGATCATCGCGGCCAACGGCGCCGGAGTGGACGGCATCGCGCCGGACGCCCGGATCCTGCCCATCCGGAAGCCGCCCGGCACGTCGTTCACCGTGGAGGACTCCGCGACCGGCATCCGGATGGCGGTCGACGGCGGCGCGAAGGTGATCAACCTGTCCTACGGCAGCACGGGCGCCGTCGACGAGGGCGAGGTGGCCGCGGTCCGGTACGCGCTGGAGCGCGACGTGGTCGTGGTGGCCGGCGCCGGCAACGTCCGGCAGCTCGGTCCGGACATCGCCGCCCCCGCCAAGTTCCCCGGGGTGATCGCGGTGACCGGCACCAGCCGGGGCGGCGGCTTCTGGAGCGGCTCGGCGCAGGGGCCGGAGGCGGTGATCGCCGCGCCGGGGGACGAGGTCTACAACATCGGCCGGGACCGGGGCTACGGCTGGGGCGACGGCACCTCCGACTCCAGTGCCATCGTGTCCGGCGTCGCGGCGCTGATCCGGTCGAAGTACCCGAAGCTCTCCGCGCCCGACGTGATCAACCGGATCATCCGCACCGCCCGGGACGCCGGGCCGCCCGGCCGCGATCCGCGTTACGGCTTCGGCCGGATCGACCCGGTGGCGGCGCTCACCGCCGACGTCCCGTCGGTGTCGGCGAACCCGCTGCTGGGTGGCGCCACCGCCGCGCCGGGCGCGTCCTCGCCCGCGGCGGCCGGCGAGGACGACAACTTCGACGTGACCGAGTACGGCGACCGGGGCGGCCCGACCGACCAGCAGGTGATGGTGGTCGGTATCGGGATCGCGGTGGCGCTGGTGGTGCTGCTGGCGTTGGTGGGGTTCCTGATCTGGAACCGGCGCCGGCACCGCCGCGAGCTGGCCCGGGCGGGTGACGTCCCGGACGAGGTGCTCGACCGGATGGACGCCGGCGCCCACGGTCCGCCGGTCCGGACCGGCCCGAGCCCCTACGCGCCACCCCCCGGACCCCGGAACCCGCCGGGCCGGGACCGCCCCTGA